The sequence below is a genomic window from Pseudomonadota bacterium.
AAAGAGGGTTTATCTTTTCCATAACCGGGATTACCTGTTTCCTTATATAATTCCTTTCATAAATGATCTTATCGTTCGAAGAATCTTCCACATGCAATATTGAATGCTCTCCGGCATACTTCTCTATCTCAAAACGGTAAGTATCAAGGAACGGCCTGATTATCCTGTCTCTTTTTACCGGTATCGAGGAAAGGCCTCTTATGCCCGTACCCTTCAGCATCCTTAACAAAAATGTCTCTGCCTGATCGTCGAGGTTGTGCGCAACGGCAATTTTATTATAGCCATATGCATTCGTAACCTCCTCAAAAAACGCATATCTCAAATCCCTCCCTGCATGTTGGAGAGAAACTCCACAGCATTTCGCATACCCCTTTACATCGGCCTTTTTTATATGAAACTGGAGGGAGAGCTTCCGGGCAAGATCTTCAACAAACTTTTCATCCCTTGCAGATTCCTCGCCACGTAACTGGTGGTTAAGGTGAGCAATACCGATTTTAAAATTAATTTGCTTTGATATTTCAAATAGAACATGCAACAGGGCTGTGGAATCTATCCCGCCCGAAGCCCCTATGAGGACGTTATCCCCTGCTTCTATCAGTTTTTCTTTTTCAATTATCTTTTTGACTTTATTAACAAGATTCACAATTCTATATAAATGAACTGCTTATCCATGGCAACTCGAGCAGTTTGAAGAACCGCAACTTGCACAGGACGATCCTGCTGCATCCATTGATGATGACGTATACTTGGAGCCGACAGAAAATCCGAATGAAGACATCTTTTTTGTCGGATTTTTTGCCCCACATGACGGACATGACGGTTCATCATTTCTAAAGACCAGCATTTCAAATTCATTACCGCATTTTTCACATATATATTCATATATAGGCATAATCTCCTTCCCCCCTACACCTTATTTGTTCTTTTCATCTCTTTTGACAGATCGTAAATAAGTTTTTCCAGTAAATCCATGTATACATTTATATTTTCAATATCTATATCCATGATATGTGCGTGCTCAGCAAAAATCAACGATCTGGAGAATTTGTTTTTAAAATAAAAATGAAATGCAGAGGTATACATATATAAAAACAATGCTGTCTTGTTTTCTTTATCCTTCGTCAATATCCTTCGAAACAATAAACGGGCATGATCAAAATACTCACTTTTCAGATAGCTCTTTGCTGCTCTGAATATTAAAGCCACTCTCCCGTCTTTATATAAATTATTCAGAAGACTTTCAAAATCTCTTTTTCCATATATTGATACAAGAGTTTTTTCATTTTCAAGAATAAATCGCGGTAACAAGTAATTATTTTTATACAATTCAATCAAACTTTGTAATTGTCCTATAAGCTCAACAGTCAAGGTCTTAACTTCTTTTACCCCTTCCTTAAGTCTTATTTCAGCCTTTCTTGTAAGCATCTCAATTTCTCGCACTATCTTCTTTTCTATCTCAGTCAGTGAATCGGATACTTTATCGGAATTAGGCTGGTAACTCTCAATCTGGTAAAGATTTTCTCTTAATTTCATCGCTTCGTGGAAAACATATCCTACCGTCATATCGTATAATTTCTCTTTATAAGTTGCCTCGTCGGAATTTCTGAAAAGCTCATGGCACATTTCCTTTAGCCTGAAAAGACAGCTACGTCCTTTATCATCAATAAATTCCTCTATATTTGAAAAATATAAACGCCTTTCCTTAAAAAGGATCCTGCATTCTGTAAATTTCTTGTAAACACATATTGATTCTTTGATCAGATCAATTTGCTTCTTCTCTATATTGGTCATTGCCGTTTTCACCTGTCTTTCCATTAATTAAAACACGCAATTTCTCCCCATCAATTGTTTCCTTTTCGAGGAGGGTGTTTGCTGCTTTTTCTAAAATATCTTTATTATCAACCAACAGCAATTTTGCATTTTTACAGGACTCATCGATTATCCTTCTTACCTCATTGTCAATATCCTCTTGCCGTTTCTTCACTATAATCCTTTGTTCCAAAGCCGTGATTTATATCCAGAAAAAGTGGTTTTCTTTCCCCTTCAAACGTAATGTATCCAAACTTTTCACTCATGCCGTATTCCTTCACCATGGATTTTGCAATATCCGTTGCCTTGAACCACTCATACTGAAAAAAGGTGCTTTTGCCTCTCCGGCTACAGCTTTTGCAAGAAGCGTTCTGCCGGTTCCGGGCGGACCGACAAGTAATATACCTTTCGGGAGCTTGCCGCCGATGTTAAGAAATTTATCCGGGGTTTTTAGATACTCAATTATCTCTTTTAACTCCTCTTTCGCTTCATTTACGCCTGCAACATCCCCAAAGGTGATTTTTATTTCATTCTCACCGTATATTTTTCCTCTACTTTTGCCAAAATTTAGCACGCTTGAAGGTGCGCCACTCATCTTTTTCATAAGGAAATTCCATATCAGGAAAATAATAGCAGAGGGCAACGCCCACGAGATAATTGCTTTAATAATTTTGTTCTCATAATGCCCTGCAAATTTAATATTGATTTTCTGTTGCGGTATTATCTTCTTCATGACTCAAGAAGTCTAACAAAAATAAGTTGTTTTTTAAACATGTTTTTCCCTGTTCAATTTTTTGAACCAAAGTGTTATTATATTAATATATTTGCACGGGCATGTCACCCGTTTGCGGATCTTGCGGAGGGGGCGACCTCCTTACGAGGATAGGCTTGAGCCCCGGTGCAAAGCGAACAAAAAGTTTCACTTCAGCTCACACAGTGAGCGAGAAGGAGTGGCCGGGACACTCGCTTGCGGGTATCCCGGTAATAGTACAACATTTCTTTAAGTTAAAAAACAATGAGGAGGGTTGTATGGAAGAAAATCTGATTGGAAGGGTTGAGAGGTATTTTTCAAAAATCGGCGTAGCCGCAATAAGGATTACAGATGGCGAATTAAAGATTGACGACAGAATAATGATCAAAGGACACACAACGGACTTTGAACAGGTCGTAGAATCAATACAGATAGAGCATCAGAACGTAGAAAGTGCCGAGGCGGGCGATGATATCGGCATAAAAACAAAAGAAAGGGTAAGAGAAGGTGATTCTGTATATCTGATAAAACAGTAAGTTTCTTGGTTTCTGGCGAAATTTGACATATAATACGGATCACTGATGATGATTAGCTTCATCATTGGAGACAAGTGGATTATATTATCAACGCCGGTCCGGATATTTATTGTGCAGAGCATTTTTAAATCCTTCAAATATCATTATCCGCTTTAATTGCCGGCCAAGAAAGTTTATGCAATATTTGAGAAAACTTATTAAAAATTGGGAGGAAATATGGAAGAAAAGGAAATGACGCAAAGATTTTATGGTAGCTTTGAATACATGGCGCTGATGCTTGAAGATGTTAAAAAAGGTTTCTTTACACAAAATGTGAATCTTTTAAAAGAAAATAAAAAGAAACTAAAAGAAGAAATTAAGGAACGGGCTTCTTTTGCTGAAAAGGTAGTGGCGGAAGAAGACAAGGATGCGATACAAAAGAAATACATCGGGCTGCTCGTTTCATTTCAGGAGATTGTACTTTCATTTGACAATCTTATTAATAAAATGAAAAAAAAGGTGGAGGCGGACATTCTTATGACCAATAAAGCTCTCGCCGAGATCGAAGAACTTTTCAATATAATGTATGCTCAGTTTGTAGACACAAGAGATTACATTGCCACTAAAAATCAGCACTTAAGAAAAGAAATCAAATCTTCCAGGGAAAAACTCATTGAATTGGCTGAAAAATTCGACCCGATTCATCAGCAAAGGCTCATTACTGGTATTTGTATGCCAAGGGCATCGTACATTTATATAGGCATTACACAGTCTTTAAAAAGGATTTCAAAGGGGCTCGCTGATTTTTCAGAAAAGGTATAATATTGGAAATTTCCCTTCAAACCCTTAAAAACAGAATAAAAAGAGAAGGGATTGTAAAAGAGATTCGCAAAAGGCATTTCAACGGCAAGGTGTACCTTGTTGGCGGTGCAATAAGAGAGTTGTGCCTCAAAAAAAAGCCGAATGATTATGACTTTGCTCTGTCAGAGCAAAAAGATCTGAAAATCCTGGAATCGCTATTCGGCACAGGCGCCTTTGTTTTAGGAAAAAAACCGATCCAAACATACAGGATTGTAAGGGATGGGATATCTGTTGATATTACGCTCCTTCACGCCACCATAGAAGAAGACCTCCCGAGAAGAGACTTTACCATGAACGCCATCGCCTACGATATACATGGTGATAAGATTATTGATTCTCTTAATGGCGTTGATGATATTAAAAAAAGGATAATCAGACACCCTTCAAGGGACACGCTGAAAGACGACCCGCTGAGAATGTTAAAAGCGATTCGCCACTTTTCGGTATTAAAAGGCTTTACGCTCAACAATACATTAAAAGATGACATTACCGGGTTGGGGCATTTAATCAATCAAACAGCCCCGGAAAGGATCAAATATGAAATGGATCAGATAACCACATCAGGAAATGTCCTGGCAGGTTTGAATGCTATGACATCTACGGGCCTGATTTTTAAAATATTCCCCGAATTATACGCTTTAAAGCAAATGGATATGGAAAAGGGGTTTACCCTCGAAACATACGGCCACACTATTGACGGATTTCAATATTTGAGGAAATATAACAAAATATACAACATCGATGAAAAAAGGCTTGCAGATGTCGGATATGCCCTGCTCTTCCATGACCTTGGAAAGGCCTACACCTTCTCTTTTGATGAGCAAAAAGGTCTTGTTCATTTTTTCTACCATGAACGTGTTTCCTTTGAAATTGCTTCATCGATCATGGAAAGGCTCAGGTTCAGCTCTCACGAAACAAGAATAATCCAAAAGCTTATTGAAAATCATATGAGAATATTTCTCATCAGCAGCAGCGAATCCACTGAAAAGGCAACAAGAAGGCTTGTGTATAAGATGGGGGATTTAACGCCTTCACTCATATTGCTCACTTTATGCGATATGTACGGAAGTTCGGGAGGAAAAGATAATCCGTCAACGAGACGCATTAAAGTCAAATGCAGGGAAATCT
It includes:
- a CDS encoding HD domain-containing protein; amino-acid sequence: MEISLQTLKNRIKREGIVKEIRKRHFNGKVYLVGGAIRELCLKKKPNDYDFALSEQKDLKILESLFGTGAFVLGKKPIQTYRIVRDGISVDITLLHATIEEDLPRRDFTMNAIAYDIHGDKIIDSLNGVDDIKKRIIRHPSRDTLKDDPLRMLKAIRHFSVLKGFTLNNTLKDDITGLGHLINQTAPERIKYEMDQITTSGNVLAGLNAMTSTGLIFKIFPELYALKQMDMEKGFTLETYGHTIDGFQYLRKYNKIYNIDEKRLADVGYALLFHDLGKAYTFSFDEQKGLVHFFYHERVSFEIASSIMERLRFSSHETRIIQKLIENHMRIFLISSSESTEKATRRLVYKMGDLTPSLILLTLCDMYGSSGGKDNPSTRRIKVKCREILNEYNEWMKEPLPNLVNGYDLIKLGFMKGPEIGKTLNSIREKQISGEIKEREDALYYAGTLLNIR
- a CDS encoding translation elongation factor-like protein is translated as MEENLIGRVERYFSKIGVAAIRITDGELKIDDRIMIKGHTTDFEQVVESIQIEHQNVESAEAGDDIGIKTKERVREGDSVYLIKQ
- a CDS encoding zinc ribbon domain-containing protein, producing the protein MPIYEYICEKCGNEFEMLVFRNDEPSCPSCGAKNPTKKMSSFGFSVGSKYTSSSMDAAGSSCASCGSSNCSSCHG